A region of Caretta caretta isolate rCarCar2 chromosome 26, rCarCar1.hap1, whole genome shotgun sequence DNA encodes the following proteins:
- the TIA1 gene encoding cytotoxic granule associated RNA binding protein TIA1 isoform X4 — MEDEMPKTLYVGNLSRDVTEALILQLFSQIGPCKNCKMIMDTAGNDPYCFVEFYEHRHAAAALAAMNGRKIMGKEVKVNWATTPSSQKKDTSSSTVVSTLRSQDHFHVFVGDLSPEITTEDIKAAFAPFGRISVSLKNGQNCHG, encoded by the exons ATGGAGGACGAAATGCCCAAGACCct ATATGTTGGGAACCTGTCAAGAGATGTGACTGAGGCACTAATCCTCCAGCTGTTTAGCCAGATTGGACCATGCAAAAACTGCAAAATGATCATGGAT ACAGCTGGAAATGATCCATACTGTTTTGTGGAGTTTTATGAGCATCGTCATGCGGCTGCAGCGTTAGCTGCTATGAATGGACGGAAGATAATGGGTAAG GAGGTCAAAGTGAACTGGGCAACAACCCCCAGCAGCCAGAAGAAAGATACCAGCA GTAGTACCGTTGTCAGCACACTGCGTTCACAAG ACCATTTCCATGTCTTTGTTGGAGACCTCAGTCCAGAAATTACAACTGAAGATATAAAAGCAGCTTTTGCACCATTTGGAAGAATATC AGTGTCTCTGAAGAATGGACAGAATTGCCATGGCTAA